A part of Candidatus Electrothrix aestuarii genomic DNA contains:
- a CDS encoding AAA family ATPase has translation MKKLGLGIQALSEFKDNDFIYVDKTKHIHRLIDDGKYYFLSRPRRFGKSLLINTLKELFEGNRRLFQGCWIEEKWHWQQKNPVIKIDFTQVEYRELGLKKALDQYLLRTAEQHKVSLEAETYALDYQVFSFALLASILTNTPLVG, from the coding sequence ATGAAAAAATTAGGCTTGGGAATACAGGCATTATCAGAATTCAAGGATAATGACTTCATCTATGTGGATAAGACTAAGCATATTCACAGGTTGATAGACGATGGAAAATACTATTTTCTTTCCCGTCCCCGGCGCTTCGGCAAATCGCTGCTGATCAATACGCTCAAGGAACTGTTTGAAGGCAACCGCAGGCTCTTTCAGGGCTGTTGGATTGAGGAAAAATGGCATTGGCAGCAAAAAAATCCGGTCATAAAAATAGACTTTACCCAGGTCGAATACCGGGAACTGGGCCTGAAAAAGGCCTTGGATCAATACCTGCTCCGAACGGCGGAGCAGCACAAGGTCAGCTTGGAGGCGGAAACCTATGCACTCGACTATCAAGTTTTTTCTTTTGCCCTTCTCGCCTCCATCTTAACAAACACCCCCCTTGTAGGATAA
- a CDS encoding IS701 family transposase, translated as MERMEEKVPGAKYDPLQYFLSDSNWDWHPVNDQLAKDADKLLGGRKDSALLIDECGIPKKGKMSVGVSRQWCGQLGKNDNCQVAVFATLGYGRFSMPIDYRLYLPKSWTNDEERCLRAKVPADKIVFQTKHEQALDMVFHARKNGVRFNWVGCDGFYGKNSKFLRVLEDNDETFMADVHKNQLVYLENPNPEVPEAKSNKGKCPSKLKAQEQDIRVDEWVKQQPDNAWKRTKVRKTTKGHLIVDILHREVWLWDGEEAEARKWHLVVRREINSPGEIKYSLSNAPSNTSTRRLAYMQAQRYWVERPFQDAKNECGMGDYQARGWLAWHHHMTMVMMAMLFMVEQRLHHQVGVPLLSCTDITTLLKSILPRRDVGEDEIIRQLRERHRKRQASIDFACEKQRNSDLLPQPL; from the coding sequence ATGGAACGTATGGAGGAAAAGGTTCCGGGTGCTAAATATGATCCCCTCCAATATTTTCTTTCCGACTCGAACTGGGATTGGCACCCTGTAAATGATCAACTAGCTAAAGATGCGGATAAACTATTAGGAGGAAGGAAGGATAGCGCTCTTCTTATTGATGAATGCGGAATACCCAAAAAGGGGAAGATGTCTGTCGGGGTTTCTCGTCAATGGTGCGGGCAGCTTGGTAAAAACGACAATTGTCAGGTAGCAGTGTTCGCAACGTTGGGGTATGGTCGTTTTTCCATGCCGATTGACTATCGGCTGTATTTGCCGAAAAGCTGGACAAATGACGAGGAACGTTGTCTTAGGGCCAAGGTTCCTGCCGACAAAATTGTTTTCCAAACAAAGCATGAACAGGCTCTTGATATGGTCTTCCATGCGAGAAAGAATGGAGTTCGTTTTAACTGGGTGGGTTGTGATGGTTTTTACGGAAAAAATTCCAAATTTCTTCGGGTGCTTGAGGATAACGATGAAACATTCATGGCAGATGTTCATAAAAATCAGCTAGTTTATCTCGAAAATCCAAATCCTGAAGTCCCAGAAGCAAAATCGAACAAAGGAAAATGCCCAAGCAAGCTCAAAGCACAAGAGCAGGATATACGTGTTGACGAATGGGTCAAGCAACAGCCTGATAATGCCTGGAAACGAACGAAAGTTCGGAAAACTACCAAAGGCCATCTCATTGTGGATATTCTGCATAGGGAAGTTTGGTTATGGGACGGTGAAGAGGCTGAAGCGAGGAAATGGCATTTAGTTGTCAGGCGTGAGATTAACTCCCCAGGGGAAATCAAATACAGCCTGAGTAATGCGCCAAGTAATACGTCAACAAGACGACTTGCGTATATGCAAGCTCAACGGTATTGGGTTGAACGACCATTTCAGGATGCAAAAAATGAATGTGGGATGGGTGATTATCAGGCTCGGGGATGGCTGGCCTGGCATCATCATATGACTATGGTTATGATGGCCATGTTGTTCATGGTCGAGCAACGATTGCACCACCAAGTCGGTGTTCCGTTATTGAGCTGTACTGATATAACGACATTACTCAAGTCAATTCTACCACGTCGAGATGTGGGCGAAGATGAAATTATAAGGCAGCTTCGTGAACGACATAGAAAGAGGCAGGCTTCAATAGATTTCGCATGCGAAAAACAACGGAATAGTGATTTGTTACCACAGCCTTTGTGA
- a CDS encoding AAA family ATPase — protein MGGKSGTVILIDEYDKPIIDYLEASNIEQAEENREILKTLYAGVKGLDEHIRFFLLTGVSKFSRVSIFSDLNHLRDLSISESGAGLLGYTEQEIRDNYHPYLEQLADSFDTTQDRIMEQIKTWYNGYSWDGRTFVYNPYSTLSLLSSRAFKNFWFETGTPTFLTQHIKESGVKINESLNKPVRENAFNAYDIDNLNTTAILFQTGYLTIKQWDRLENTYVLDFPNREVKESFLDFMVKNYADSSAEEMGHIVAVLTEALRVNDICRFFEAMQALFSSITAKQLEKVKAYEGFYHSIIYITLKMLGVRIDCEVQSSFGATDAVIKNDEYIYVIEFKMGTAEEALRQITEKRSNAPFAADGRAVIMVGIGIDKGVRNLTDFVTGTADRGGERER, from the coding sequence TTGGGGGGAAAATCAGGCACGGTTATCCTGATTGATGAGTATGACAAGCCCATTATTGATTATCTTGAGGCGTCAAACATAGAGCAGGCCGAAGAAAACCGGGAAATTCTCAAAACCTTGTACGCCGGGGTAAAGGGGCTGGATGAGCATATCCGTTTTTTTCTGCTCACCGGTGTTTCCAAGTTCAGCCGGGTCTCGATTTTCAGCGATCTCAACCACCTCAGAGACCTGAGCATTTCAGAAAGCGGTGCCGGGCTGCTCGGCTATACCGAGCAGGAAATTCGGGACAATTATCACCCCTATCTTGAGCAACTGGCTGACAGCTTCGATACCACGCAAGACAGAATCATGGAGCAGATCAAGACCTGGTATAACGGCTACTCCTGGGACGGCAGAACCTTTGTTTATAACCCCTATTCGACCCTGAGTCTTCTCTCCTCAAGGGCCTTTAAAAACTTCTGGTTTGAGACCGGCACCCCGACCTTTCTGACCCAACATATCAAGGAATCAGGGGTAAAGATCAATGAATCGTTGAATAAACCAGTAAGAGAAAATGCCTTTAACGCCTATGATATCGACAATCTCAACACCACCGCTATTCTGTTTCAGACCGGTTATCTGACCATCAAGCAATGGGACCGGCTGGAAAATACCTATGTGCTGGATTTCCCCAACCGGGAAGTGAAGGAATCGTTTCTTGATTTTATGGTGAAAAACTACGCTGACAGCTCTGCCGAAGAGATGGGGCATATTGTCGCGGTGCTGACTGAGGCCCTACGGGTAAACGATATCTGCCGGTTTTTTGAGGCCATGCAGGCCCTGTTCAGCTCCATCACGGCAAAACAGCTGGAAAAAGTAAAGGCATACGAGGGGTTTTATCATTCGATCATCTATATCACCCTGAAGATGCTCGGGGTTCGGATCGACTGCGAGGTGCAGTCCAGCTTCGGGGCCACTGATGCGGTGATCAAAAACGACGAGTATATTTACGTTATTGAATTCAAAATGGGAACCGCTGAGGAGGCCCTGCGGCAGATTACAGAAAAACGCTCTAACGCTCCGTTTGCCGCTGACGGGCGGGCGGTTATCATGGTCGGGATCGGTATTGATAAAGGAGTGCGGAATTTGACGGATTTTGTGACGGGGACTGCGGATCGGGGTGGAGAGAGAGAAAGATAA
- a CDS encoding IS5 family transposase, protein MSKIPTNLTPAEFEEYVDPYLSKAKRGYTCSIPLYKIFNYILYFLHTGCQWEMIPIDKDPNDPDKQEISWQAIYHHFRKWSNDGSLKKLWNESVESIRSLLNLSELNLDGTHTIAKKGGKSAKYQGRKKAKTTNILPLLDKNGYPIASTEIIAGNHNDAFELEKNIRYLFKEMKHRKLPIFGSYFNADSAFDTKGARKVCFNNGVIPNIAENKRGRKKPKRGRKRLFNEKIYKNRFGTERTWAWVDKFKRLLIRFERNDTYFFGLHCIAFSMINLRSLIGKKV, encoded by the coding sequence ATGAGCAAAATACCGACAAATCTGACACCGGCAGAGTTTGAAGAATACGTTGATCCTTATCTAAGTAAGGCGAAACGAGGATACACATGCTCTATCCCTTTGTATAAAATTTTTAACTATATACTTTACTTTCTGCACACCGGTTGTCAATGGGAAATGATTCCCATCGATAAAGATCCAAATGATCCCGATAAACAGGAGATCAGCTGGCAGGCTATTTACCATCATTTTCGAAAATGGTCTAATGACGGCAGTTTGAAAAAATTATGGAATGAGAGTGTCGAGAGCATCAGGTCACTTCTTAATCTGTCAGAGCTGAACTTGGACGGAACCCATACTATAGCCAAAAAAGGAGGTAAATCAGCTAAGTACCAAGGGAGGAAAAAGGCTAAAACAACCAATATCCTGCCCCTTTTGGATAAAAACGGTTATCCAATTGCTTCGACGGAAATCATTGCGGGCAATCATAATGATGCATTCGAGCTTGAAAAGAATATACGTTATCTTTTCAAAGAGATGAAGCACAGAAAACTGCCGATCTTCGGTTCTTATTTTAATGCAGATTCAGCATTTGACACCAAAGGAGCCCGGAAAGTCTGTTTCAATAACGGTGTCATACCGAATATAGCTGAAAATAAACGTGGGCGTAAAAAGCCGAAAAGAGGACGCAAAAGGCTTTTTAACGAAAAAATATATAAAAACCGATTTGGTACCGAACGAACATGGGCATGGGTTGATAAATTCAAACGCCTGCTCATACGTTTTGAACGGAATGACACATATTTTTTCGGACTTCACTGCATTGCTTTTTCGATGATTAACCTCCGAAGTCTAATCGGAAAAAAAGTTTAA